The following is a genomic window from Pseudomonadales bacterium.
ATGGCGTCGACGGGCTGGAGATTCTGTTGCTGCGCCGCCATGCCCGGCTCAGCTTCGCCGGCGGTGCCTGGGTCTTTCCTGGCGGTCATGTCGATCCGGAAGATTGGCCCACCGATGCGCCAGATGATCACCATGGTGCTGCCCGTGTCGCCGCCGTGCGCGAGGCGCGCGAGGAGGCCGGCCTCGAACTGTTGCTGCATCAGCTGATCACCCTGAGCCACTGGACCACGCCGCTCGACCAGCCGAAGCGCTTTGCCACCTGGTTCTTCGCGGCACCGGCCCACCACGGTGCCCAAGTGCAGGTCGACGGGGTCGAGATCGACGACCACCGCTGGCTGCGGCCACAGACGGCACTCGACACCCATCAGCGGGGCGAGATCTTTCTGCCGATTCCCACCTATGCCACCGTCGAACTGCTGCTCGACTTTGCCAACGTCGACACAGCGCTCGCAGCACTGGCCGCACGGCCGCCGGAGATCGTGCCGGTCAAGGCACAGAGTCCGCGGCAGGAGTTCGCCCGCGTCTTTGCCGGACGACCGCCGCCCTGAGCCGGCCGCTCCAGCCGTGCTTCAGCGGCCGAGCCAGCGCGGTTGCAGCCAGGCGCCAAGCAGCATTGCCAGCACGAAGGGAACCGCCTCGGCCGGGTTGATCAGCAGGGCGGCAATCGCCGGACCGGGACAGTAGCCGGCAATCGCCCAACCGATGCCGAACAGGGCAGCGCCCAGCAGCAGGTTGCGGTCGATGTCGCTGCGGGTCGGCAGGCTGAACCGTTCAGCCCACAGCGGTCGACCCCGGCGCTGAATCCACGGAAAGCTCAGCACGGTGACCAGCACCCCACCGCCCATCACCAGCAGCAGGCTCGGATCCCACTGGCCGGCGACATCGAGAAAACCCAACACCTTTTTCGGGTTGACCATCTGGGAGACGGTCAACCCCAGGCCGAACAGAATGCCACTGATCAGGGCAGCCACCCGCGCTTTCATGACAGCACTCCCAGCACATGGCGCAACAGGAAGAAGGTGACCATCGCCACCAGCACGAAGGTCAGGGTGG
Proteins encoded in this region:
- a CDS encoding NUDIX domain-containing protein: MVPAKHAATVVPLRDGVDGLEILLLRRHARLSFAGGAWVFPGGHVDPEDWPTDAPDDHHGAARVAAVREAREEAGLELLLHQLITLSHWTTPLDQPKRFATWFFAAPAHHGAQVQVDGVEIDDHRWLRPQTALDTHQRGEIFLPIPTYATVELLLDFANVDTALAALAARPPEIVPVKAQSPRQEFARVFAGRPPP
- a CDS encoding YeeE/YedE family protein; the protein is MKARVAALISGILFGLGLTVSQMVNPKKVLGFLDVAGQWDPSLLLVMGGGVLVTVLSFPWIQRRGRPLWAERFSLPTRSDIDRNLLLGAALFGIGWAIAGYCPGPAIAALLINPAEAVPFVLAMLLGAWLQPRWLGR